The Pararge aegeria chromosome 21, ilParAegt1.1, whole genome shotgun sequence genomic sequence CATTCAGTTCCTTCTGACATAGTTCAGATGTAATCGACAATCCCTGGTCACAGTACTAGTTCACATCATGTTAATGTTAAATGTGATCTTCCCAATGGTCTACGCTGTGACCATACACGGATGACTGAACTGGCAAAGCCATACCACCAAGCATTTCAGGTTCCCACCGTAGGACTGACTGCAGGTATGGGTTTtagtaactgccataccctatTATACCCTTTcaatgacaataataatttattaatttgaaattaagaaataaagacACTCAACTCGGGCTCCTGGTGGAAGGGAAATGTTAACAGTTATGTGGTTGTATAGTTATGAGACTGTCCTAAAACAGAACAAAGTTCTAGGACCAATTACTAAAACTATACGGTATAATTCTTCCTGTGATATGAACTAGCAAGCTTAGCATCTACctggaaaaaattatgaaaaactgtaaatgaaaaccgaaattctTTACAGGATTTAGAGGTatttcggtttcatagataagtctcagagacagtacataatgtagtactgtctctgagacttatctgtgaaactgaaaaccaTTGCCGTTCGTTGCcattgtttttgagtaaaacactgccatagtttttactgaaagaaatcagacacacacacacacatgcaaaattaaaatcattctgtcactttattaggtacgcgacgcgtagcgtaggtactatgcgcgtgtcgtttttttattttcaatagggttgtcataagtaaacacttaaaattttttgaattcgtttgtatggtaaaataaatatactttgtttgattttttatttttacagggtgagtCTTCATGAAATACATCTATATATCCttcaatagtatttcgtaattctgttacacattgtatacTCATTTGTGTAAtctgataataaataagtaaaataatagtatctaCCTAGTATATATCTCATGAAAGTTATAAGATCATTGACGtgaaatttagttttatacAAACCGCGAGGCAAAAGTTTCAGTCAATACTGTTAAGTAGGGTTTGCTTAAAAGAGCAACAAACTTTCCATACATCAATACAATTCTCGCATCCATACATACTCACTCACTTTCACATTCGTACTTTTTGTCATTGATCGACCACTGACACGAACGTAACATTTCTTTGTAATTCCACCATAATTTCTATATGCCTGAACAGATGATGTATAACGAGTTCTTAGAATCCTTACATCAATTCAATATGGCATCTGTTAACACCATTTTCAACTATGTATGGTGTCCGgaaattgtgttttaaattattacattcACACAGgtttttaatttgacaaaacCATACATTCATGTAATACTCAATTACACATGCACGCACTCACGctcacgcacacgcacacacacacatatatatcaATGGATTACAAAACCTCACACAACATAACATCACAGCTGCTCGAAATGAGCTACGCAGATAATAAAGCTGGCGACACCAAAGTGAATATTATAGTTGAGCTTAATTTATACGAAAATTTATCAACTTTTTtggtacaattttttattaaataatttattgtattttacagATGATAGAACCATCGAAACTACCCACAATTTTTGAAAATGCTCTCGAGAGCGACGTGCTGTCGGATCTTCTTCAAACGCTACACGACTATAGAGACAATTTCGAAGAGCACTCTATTGGAGATTATCTGAAGAGTCTTTGCCGAGTGAAGAGATTCTCCGCACTAGCCATGTTCCTTTCTAGCAGTGATAAGGATTGTGAGtattgatcatcatcatgtcttcatcatcatcatcaacaaatcattcgatcgttgttttcagcggctcccagcgactcgcttgatgtcatctgtgcacctcgttgggggccgaccaacgctgggTTTCAATTTCTGCCCCTtaggactccaacgtccatcggttcaccGAGCTATATTCCGTCTtattaagcttcgcgactcgttgagccaTATCGGTTACGCAAgtacttctacggatctcctcatttctgatttgatcatgtagagataATCCCAACATAGCTCTCCAACTCACGCTGAGTGACTGAAGTCcgaggcttttttttttttattccactaagaGTATTTaatgagttatatatataataactcatTAAATACCCCCAATGGCAGCGTCCCcctcattaaatataaatatatatatatatatatatatatatatatatatatatatatatatatatatatatatatatataatgtatttaattagatCACCGGTCTGGCAATGAACGCTGCCATTTGCCAGACCGGTATTCCATCCTGTTCCCcattccactacgagttagcacttgactgcaatctcacctggtggtaagtgataatgcagtctaagtcttcttatgaggcctatagTTAGCCACcgcgtttcagatccgtaattCATCACTAGCAACACGTAagtttatgtgtttttattctACGAATATCCTACGAAAGCTCTAGCTGAAGAATTGCAAAGAAGAATGGCGAAATCTTACAGCACaacatattttcaaaattatttatattttataaaggcTGGGTATTAGAAATTTCCGATTTTGTAGTGTAGTGCTacgattttaaactattttatatcttatggtagatgaattatttaaaaaaaaattttttttacacaaatccctacttccctactaatattataaatgtcaatgtaagtttgtttgttaagctttcacgccaaaactacttaaccgatcctcatgaaactttgaacacatattcttggaagtgttagaagtaatatagaatactttttatcccgacactaagcttggttcctttgggagaggggatgaaagtgcttgacgattttacaccataactccgacaaaccgatttaaataattataattgtactatagaggttataatatgtgtttaattttgccaaaactgtggttggagatagagaacagaactccttagcggacagcagcaaacccctcatttaaggcttagcgatacagaaaactttaatttttttttagaactaaatttaatataaaaaaaaacaaaatcaaacgcagacgaacaGCTAGTCTTTAATATAAGTCTGTCTATCAAGATAGCAGTAGttcttgtttttttgttttcatactgttttttacttatttatgtgTTATTGTAATTTCGAATAGTCTTCATTGTCATTTTGAAGTTTGACAGATGTTTACGCTCTGCCTTTTCGATTTTTATTCAGGACTCTGATATCTGATTTTCCCTTTAGCGTTTGGCTGCCCTTGCAATTGAGTACTATCAATTAATTGTCATTTATGAAGTGTAGAGTATATAAATAACCTAcacaattacaaaaaataatttcgttGAATTTCTTTGAATCTCGGCCTCCTAAAAAGAAAATACTCGCAAATACCAACTAGCTATTTGTCGctgaactaaattattatttattgatctaCATAagccgtgaaaagcaggagaatctgtatggtgtaatttataatttcttcaatccttatactctacaccgaacagatcttcggcaatgtaccctctacgcacgtttcgctccgaaaccggagcatcctcaggagatgttgactttacaatcattAATTGtcagcaattttatttaaaataattttatgtatgtaagtTCGTCATTGTTCTTGGAGCTTTAAAACAGTCaacataagatccattttactctgatgttcaagttTTTTGTTTCTCGAAAATGACTCCTCGGTTTCGAGCGACAATATCGGTACAGAGAGACATTGCCGCTGTAAAAAAAGGAATTCGATAAACATagtgatatattatttttttttcagtactaAACGACATGCTGTGCTATTGCATTGCAACGCAACAAATCAGTGAGAGTGAATTTATGgaattgaaaatgaaatatGAACTATAAATGGTGTTAGAAATTAGTATAGCTCCGATGTTTCaatgtatgttattattttgtttgcttaagtaaataaatgaaaaactcACCAGACTTTGTATTACCATATAGAAATCCGTGGGATTTCGTTGCAGATATAATCCCAAAGATTGGCAAAtcatttaaaagttatatacctacaatatgagtaccttcaaatcaagagtgaataggcatcttctaggcaagcgcgtttcaccttaggctgcatcaccgcttaccatcaggtgtgattgcagtcaagcgctcgtctataacataaaaaaaaaaaaaaattcactgcCAAGAAAGCATGTTTTGATTTAAAAGTGTTGAAACACTAAAATTCTCTTTCTCATTCTAATTCATGACTTGAGGATTTGCAAATCTTTTCAGTTTACTAGAAAACTTTATGAACAATAATTTAAGTTAGACTTAAACCAAAAACTGAATTATTGTTGTACCTAAATTCTTGTGTAGAAACACTGTAAAATTAGGGCTCCATTCTTCTTTGAGTATTTCATTCTTATTTGTCTTGGAAAATCGGCAAATCATTACGGCTTAGCTGAAAAGCTCACAAACAAGAATTGAAGCACAGCgtatgcacagggaatgcagatgatataaaatgaagaaaatctccagtacgagttataaatacttaaggttaaggctttttataactcttacaatgcgtatgctcaatttatttataactcgtactggtgattttcttcattttatatcatctgcataacctgtgcataccctctatgcacgccactgaatggaAGGTTTGGTATATGAGTAGTAACACCCAATAAAATTAGGAATTATTCTATCTGAATTTCTTTTTCATTCTAATTTGTGACGTAAGAATTGGAAAATCATTTCAGCTTACTTGGAACGTTCACGATTTAGAGGAAAGGTTTATGAGTTACAAAATCCTAAACTTCTCTCTATTTCTGTGAGTCTATATCATTCTTATTTGTGACGTTAGAAATGGCAAATAGGCCCAAAAACTCGCTTATCATTACTTAtcctattatgtaaacaatttcattattttttagttgagatgttttaaaaaatagaaaaacaaaacaatagcgttaaaataagaaaattaatatattaataaattaaaaattaataaaaagagatttccTCTCTTTATgtgtgatttattaatttttaaatgttttgaaaacATAACTATGTAATGAACATGCTGTAAACATCAAGGCGCAATActcaatatttttgaagttatacttctttggcgcgttaaggaaaaatggtgagagtaaattattaagatgcgcgcgcacaccgtcttAAAaaaccatgaagttagctatatagtcgagtttttctaaaaaaggtttgacagtttactttcaataattcaaacaataccttttacTATTACTAGTGTCGTTTTTCCTACAAACGTTAGAATAagacgaaagataaaattaaaataaaaaaaaaatatttttatcttgttacgccaaagaagtataacttctaacgcgtgcacataagtacacacactttttttatctTGTCTTTGGTTGGTATGGAATAGTGTGgtctcctgacacaggtattttgatgctagTAGGTATCCACTACATGTGTAATTTACTATGCAAGAAACAAAATAATCGtttttcgtttataaataaataaataaatatactactataatacaCACacggccatctagccccaatgtaagcgtagcttctgttatgagtgctaagatgactgatgaaaatatatttttaatgaatacttaAAACTGATAAaagacatataaacacccagacgctggaATACATTCcgcttcatcacacaaatattttccagttgtgggaatcgaacccacggcctttgactcagaaagcagggtcgctgcccactgcgccaatcggccgtctatttgatatttatttgagcaatgctgtccaagagcgcgtTGAACGACGACAATGAACGTATAATTACCGTGCAACAGTGCTGCAAGATGGGACcacagacaattttttttttcccggACAAAGGTAACTTGCTTTTGGGGCACGTGTACAACACAGTTGGTTATGTTggttgtattttctttttcgcCTCCCCTCTTtttcccgtgggtgtcgtacgaggtgacttagGAAATATGGCAGAGAACAGGGGTTCTGTgctgccatctactgcgataatGGCATAATCACCACGtcggaagaggcctttagtccagcagtggactcttaCAGTCTATTGATGatggccaaaaaaaaaagatagttgCGCGTATTCTTAATATTTAGACTTAATGATGCAACTGGTGCCTTGACATATGCTGGGTCAACCATCGtaacggctggatcgatttgGATGGAATCTACgatgtatatacaacgtgttaccgaattacgaaataatattgaaggatgcataaagtatattacataaggaatcgccctgtagaaatataaaatccaaataagtatatttatttttccatacaaactcaaaacattctcagtgtttacttatgacaaccctattgaagataaaagaccgacacgcgcatagtaccaaactacgcgacgcgtacctaaacAAGTGACGGGAGTCAAATGATTttcattttgcatgtgatgttggggctgtatctaatttctttcattaaaaactgtggcagtgggttactcaaaaactattaggtttcggtttcacagataattctcagagacagtacataatgtacctctgaagcctgtgaagtttggtgtcatttacacgttgtatatttcattgtttttctGGATGGTTTGAAGACACAATAGGCATGATGGCATgatggctttttttttaaaactgcctCATGATGTTACTCTACTTTCTACTGATAcctatattcataatatatcttattttcgcagaagttaaaggttttgttgctacaaattatgttgaaaaaaaaaatatttaccgcAAAAACTCGCTCGCCGGATGTCATGgcatattgataacaaaaaacttagcaattgatagtttgaaatcactaAATACTTGCTATACacagattttcgaagttcaagcggtagtacaaaattatgtttatatagacgtgacgtcataatttcaAATTCGGCGTTACATCTGGCAtagcggatcgctagattttgcggTTTTAttggaaataacaaaaaataaataataaaaacgactAATGAAACCGGTATGTTAGGAGGTCCATAAAGGaatgaagtgtatcgataatgcagtcgttatcaaaatacccaccaactcagtTTCATGAACAGTTaaacaacaaatataattttaattgtttcttgagaACTATTTAGtaactaaacaataattataagcgtatttgtgaaaatcctaatcaatttaataaaatatctggcaaatatgaattttaaataattattaaaagtttaattaacttacccactttaattcaaattcaaaattttttattcatgtaggcctatcgcatATAATGAAGACAATGATAAAACTTAACGCTAACATCGTCACTAGCACGcactggtaaaatataattattgttcaacaacgtaaataattcaaattcaaattaaaaattctttatttatgtaggcctatcacaggcatttatgaaacgttcatacatatatgttaacataattgtaatgggatggttataacttcgctcgccaacttaaacctgtTCTAAGAataacccacaacaaacttagccgggtaaactgatttatataataactgtaACAATAAATACGAATCTCActgagaatataaaaaaaaagttttttatttatttatttatttaagagcactaacaacatgcatattacacgttttttaaacataggacacacacgaacacatggactgatatgcacgtcaatgacaagtgcacatagcattgacaaagcgtcatataaacttaatttgcaaaaaaaaaaaatttaacacaaaatttaactcaccgataaatgttcggtgagttttttctaaaagctgtgggtgagtcatggaagatatcgattaatttaatttaatttttttcgttttcataATGCATGAAtcttatatcaataaataaatataatattttagcgaGGTTGCGCTACTTTTACGGGTTCGTTAGTATTCATACAACTTATGTACCTATTGctgtttaaatttatgtattattatattatgtggcttcaataatattttagtgATATCATTCTTCAATATTCATTGTTCCTGCcgaatataaacaaaaagtcaatGAAAAGACAAACATATACGTAgttctaaattatattattattcttagatATGTACCGCAATGAAGATAAGAGTGGAAATAAAACTACGATTTGTGTATCACAatgtattttcattactttttatttaagtttcatcatattttctcattttcaacaaaaaaaaattcttattttagaAGGCTAACCTTTGGTTGACTCTTGGAAAAGTCTTAGGGATGCAGGAAGTGCCAAAAAGTACGTTTCGATACTACAAAATACATCGTTGGTAATGTTAACTTCGTAAAACGCACTAGACCAGCAGGGCacggcaggagacaaaaattatattcccctaataatataattaaggtgttcACCTGCTACAGCACggtaacagggaataggagaagtttaaccccgtttaatatcacacatatattattattttatgaatttatttggtatctaggacccatcactacgcactacaccataacataaatagaataattaaagttacaaattaaaatttcttcgtccaggcagccctacgtggagtttaatatacaacttgtaaattggagagtcgtatcgatttattagcgctttcagaatgccgttactgcttacccacgatcttttcatcaaggatgctattcgttttcttctgatggcaaaaaagtcatcagtatccgcgagccctcgcgaacatttctgatgcactacaataacggggtaagcgcaacagcattctgaaaccattatgtgtatattattttcacctgtgcgccagtgctctgagagttgatacagctgtgggagaagataaatttttcatCCTTTGGATATAATTGTCTACTGCCCATCCTAGCCGTGCAGGGTGGTATGGCCAATAAATCCTTCTTATTGTAGGAgcagacccgagccctgtattGGGACGGTATTATGATCGTTtgtgatttttaaaaaagaaacaaatcgATCTAACGATATAACTATCTGTGAGATAACTACTAATAACTTGTACTCTGAGGATTTTTACTActtcttttattattcaatgcCTACAAAATAACTATTCAATTTTGGATTTTCGTATTTCGGCCACGGTGGCCAATCTTCAGAGATTTTCCAACTGCGCGGATATAATACTTAGTACACAAGAGACCACTATAACCAAGATAGAcactgcatacctgagagttctccataatgttctcagaggtgcaTGAATCCCACAAATCCACATTgagccggcgtggtggactacggccttaacttcttctcattgtgggaggagatccgtgccctgtagggtGCACTCTcaattccctcactctcatGCTCCTCCTTCCGgtcgaccggaaagagatccgGTGCAGGactgacagcttaacgtgctctctgccCAATTTTCGCGTTATGACGGGTActaaacactaaataaaatttaaaatcgacGTCAAAATCGTAACTTTGCTAGATACCTACAGCAATTAGTGGCGACattactttgtatttatttataaacgatataatgtattttagtggtatctaagtttattattgtatttttgttgtataagtatattagtagattaatatcataatgtattggttcagtttatttatttattcgcataaataaataaacaaataaataaaaaaatagtcaaaTAGGTAGTAACCTAtctgactatttttttaatatccctatttattttaatatcgctatttagcgataaggccgccaaattgtacgttctaccttattgtgctgttgtatttgtatctctgtaaattttctctgtggtgtacaataaaagtgtattcattcattcattcatccccTAACCTAAAAGTTTTCTGTAACAGACCGCCTTTTTTTGCAaccaaaatttaagtttaatatttttatggcaTAATTATAAGTTTCTGTGGTGTACAGTAAAGGATTTACATACACACTAAGAATGCCTTGATAGAAAAGCATTTGAAATTTCTTGACATTGACCCgactcgggaatcgaacccagcatCTCGTTATCTACAGTCGAACGTACTAACCACTAGACGATGCATTAAAACATAGATAGTAATGAATACAATAGACATTTTCACTGTAAATTCCATCAGCTTAATTAAAGATGCAATAATTCAGATAAGCAATAACACAATgtaaaatacttacaataaatgGTACAGTTCAGTACTACAAATTCAAAAGCATGTACGTCCAGGGAATTAGTAAAATCAAACATAAAAGCCTGAGAAACACAGCTCATTCAACTTTGACACCGCTTAAGAATGTTCtgaaaatatttggattgtacTGTATCACAAGTAAcggaagaaaattaaaatacgcatGGCCGATTCGGAAAATCGCCTTTACCACCACACTTTTTCTCACTATTAACTCGATATGCATTAATTTCGCTTTCAATTCGTCTTATAGAAAAAAAGCTAAATTCCAGGATTACTTTGTACTGATTTATATGCTAGGATACATTCAGTATGTGGTGGATCTTATATTCATGTATAAATATGGAAGGCAGCGATGTTTGAGGTATTACACCGTTTTCGAAAACATCGATGCAGTCATCGGTATGCCATATTCCAAAGAAATCAAGGGAAGTGTCGCTAAAAAATGCCTCTTCTTTGTCCTCACTGGCTCTATCTACTTTCTCAGTGACTACACCGCTTTGGTATTAGCCTATGGATGGTTCATATCTACCGTTCACAGCGTAGACTATATCTATACTACGATTAAGATGCTCACAGCACTTGACGCTATCGCTCACTTCACAGAAATAAAGTTTTGCCTTAAAAGAATCGAAGATATACTTCGTAATTATTATAGTACTGTTGAAAATTTGCCTGGAGTTACAAAGGACGTGATTTGTAAAAGAGATTGGGTCAAAACTGTGTATAACATGTCCATTCGCTTGGGTTCCTTGACCACGATCGGTAGTAAGCGTATAAATGTTATCCTAAATCTGAACCGATGCTACTTGCTTTTGCTTGAACAATGTGATTATATTAATGGCATGTTTGGAGTGAGGGTAAGtaacaaatcattttttttaaagcgatGAGAGTGTATTTTAACTGTCGTTATACTTATTAATAACTAGTAGTACCCTGCCacgaaataaaacaaagaataagTACATTAGTTACATAGAAGTTTAAAT encodes the following:
- the LOC120633468 gene encoding uncharacterized protein LOC120633468, which produces MPYSKEIKGSVAKKCLFFVLTGSIYFLSDYTALVLAYGWFISTVHSVDYIYTTIKMLTALDAIAHFTEIKFCLKRIEDILRNYYSTVENLPGVTKDVICKRDWVKTVYNMSIRLGSLTTIGSKRINVILNLNRCYLLLLEQCDYINGMFGVRILLGGLVYLMEMVMLTNLIIRLILRTMIPFYQSSVFPIISTAMKIVNYSLILVCGTDCCEQTYKHTMRIARCIDHLLANKKLAIEEHKALQELRDLITTRPVSFNAMNFYTLNYHTMLSVASAVVTYTIILLQNMQ